One stretch of Aythya fuligula isolate bAytFul2 chromosome 24, bAytFul2.pri, whole genome shotgun sequence DNA includes these proteins:
- the MRPL45 gene encoding 39S ribosomal protein L45, mitochondrial translates to MAAALRAAGLGLLGRRASALRPPGAAPPCLAVPVRTKRRLFVPDWARELSPAEREGRLRAAARALPEDRLERAFFLACTADIIDPYVPPEGDARMSSLSKDGLRQRVEKLKQTAASQLALRKVKDHVPDFSTKTFPEKAQEIFIEAHNCLANFNKQKLHSLVTERCYPDMVRGNRYKTIRWSFVESLEPPRVVHIRCNSIVNPSNLYGQVTVRMHTRQTLAVYDRFGRLMYGGEQVPKDVLEYVVFERYLVNPYGTWRMHGKIVPEWAPPKDPIIKTVMIPGPALDSSQEVKEHKEETSEQVQRQQ, encoded by the exons ATGGCGGCCGCCTTGAGGGCGGcgggcctggggctgctgggtcGAAGG GCCTCGGCTCTgcgcccccccggggccgccccgccgtGCCTCGCCGTGCCCGTGCGGACCAAGCGGCGGCTGTTCGTGCCCGACTGGGCCCGGGAGCTGTCCCCGGCCGAGAGGGAGGGCCGGCTGCGCGCCGCCGCCAGGGCGCTGCCCGAGGACCGCCTGGAGCGCGCCTTCTTCCTGGCCTGCACAG CTGATATTATAGACCCTTATGTCCCCCCTGAGGGTGATGCCCGCATGTCTTCCCTATCCAAAGATGGGCTGAGGCAAAGGGTGGAGAAGCTGAAGCAGACCGCTGCCTCCCAGCTAGC tctGCGGAAGGTAAAGGATCACGTTCCGGATTTCAGCACGAAAACCTTCCCAGAGAAGGCGCAGGAGATATTCATTGAAGCTCACAATTGCCTGGCAAA TTTTAACAAGCAGAAACTTCACTCCCTGGTGACAGAGCGCTGCTACCCG GACATGGTCCGTGGCAACAGGTACAAGACCATCCGCTGGAGTTTTGTGGAGTCTCTGGAGCCTCCGAGAGTGGTCCACATTCGGTGCAACAGCATTGTGAACCCCAGTAACCTGTACGGCCAGGTGACGGTGCGGATGCACACGCGGCAG ACCCTGGCTGTCTATGACCGGTTTGGGCGGCTGATGTACGGCGGGGAGCAGGTGCCCAAGGATGTTCTGGAGTACGTCGTATTTGAGAGGTATTTGGTCAACCCCTATGGCACATGGAGGATGCACGGCAAGATTGTCCCAGAGTGGGCTCCACCGAAGGACCCCATCATTAAG ACGGTGATGATTCCCGGCCCAGCCTTGGATTCTTCACAAGAGGTTAAAGAACATAAAGAAGAAACTTCAGAGCAAGTACAGAGGCAGCAGTAA